The Herminiimonas arsenitoxidans genome window below encodes:
- a CDS encoding GlxA family transcriptional regulator, translating to MERMSFKMPALTDNKRSIKHVGIIVFEGVILADVIGAADVFGVGDKLISSVFAGETGYAISLLSLYGGIVRSSASVEIMTLPLTSHDPQSFDTLLIASGTGNFNAYLEPGLIEWLQKAKNKVRRIGAICTGVFVMAAAGLLDNRRATTHWALQDKLIHEFPQIKVEREAMMTEDDGIFTASDVGMASDMALSFLENDLGVSVAKRVADSLVVCQRRRDNPTAVRPVRLTETCKNNKIQQASRWFIDHMAEPINIINAANFVSMSERNFQRQFKRETGWTPHEFLLHLRLEAVRQQLTETDLPVDKIARRCGFLNGEHVSKLFRKHLSISPCEYRRNERSVQKQLLSTTPPQEHQYDVSHHPCESPQPTASCSIRY from the coding sequence ATGGAACGGATGTCCTTCAAAATGCCGGCTCTGACCGACAACAAAAGATCCATCAAACATGTAGGCATTATTGTTTTCGAAGGGGTGATATTGGCGGACGTTATCGGCGCAGCAGATGTATTCGGCGTTGGTGACAAATTGATCTCTTCCGTCTTTGCTGGCGAGACAGGTTATGCAATCTCCTTGTTATCGCTGTACGGCGGCATCGTACGATCTTCTGCCTCTGTCGAGATCATGACCTTGCCATTAACCTCCCATGATCCACAGTCATTTGATACCTTGCTGATCGCGAGTGGAACAGGCAATTTCAATGCATATCTCGAACCAGGCTTGATCGAATGGCTGCAAAAAGCGAAAAATAAAGTTCGCCGCATAGGCGCGATATGCACAGGCGTATTTGTCATGGCAGCCGCTGGCTTGCTTGACAATCGTCGTGCCACTACACATTGGGCTCTACAGGACAAGTTGATACACGAATTCCCGCAGATCAAGGTAGAACGAGAAGCGATGATGACGGAAGACGATGGGATTTTTACCGCTAGTGATGTCGGCATGGCTTCAGACATGGCACTCAGTTTTCTCGAAAACGACCTTGGTGTCAGCGTTGCCAAACGCGTCGCAGACAGTCTGGTTGTTTGTCAGCGTCGCCGCGACAACCCAACGGCAGTTCGTCCAGTGCGCTTAACTGAAACCTGCAAGAACAATAAAATCCAGCAAGCATCACGCTGGTTTATTGATCACATGGCAGAGCCGATCAACATCATTAACGCAGCTAATTTTGTATCGATGAGCGAGCGGAATTTTCAGCGTCAGTTCAAACGAGAGACTGGATGGACGCCACATGAATTTTTGTTACACCTCAGACTAGAGGCTGTACGACAGCAATTGACCGAAACGGATTTACCAGTCGATAAAATTGCTCGGCGCTGTGGTTTTTTAAATGGCGAACACGTATCAAAATTATTCCGAAAACATCTCTCGATTTCTCCTTGCGAATACCGCAGAAACGAAAGATCTGTACAAAAACAATTACTCTCTACGACACCACCGCAAGAACATCAATATGATGTCAGCCATCATCCTTGCGAATCGCCACAGCCAACAGCATCGTGTTCAATAAGATATTGA
- a CDS encoding histidine kinase, whose product MKSKILGVLAASMFFALPAWSGNMHNGSGSGSSSSSSATGGAGGAGGSATGGSATGGSATGGSGGASNVNVSVNSGSGSGASPAAVGPVGAPGSSANNTMATVDYGGSYTVKNVPSTIAPALTTTLSDTCMGSVSAGISAVGWGLSGGTTMVDEACVRRLDSREFRAMGLNDVALALLCQSPANRKAVEATGRTCPGTQPAQAKAPEQGVTTYSVNSPQSSDEYTDPIVRRRMGLPDLSATK is encoded by the coding sequence CAAAATTCTAGGTGTGCTGGCAGCCTCAATGTTCTTCGCCTTGCCAGCGTGGTCGGGAAACATGCATAACGGCTCCGGTTCCGGTTCATCTTCATCGTCCTCCGCAACAGGTGGCGCAGGTGGCGCAGGTGGTTCAGCAACCGGCGGTTCAGCCACTGGTGGCTCTGCAACAGGTGGTTCTGGCGGCGCATCGAATGTAAACGTTTCAGTGAATTCAGGTTCTGGTAGCGGCGCATCACCAGCCGCAGTCGGACCAGTAGGTGCTCCCGGCAGCAGTGCCAACAATACGATGGCTACAGTCGATTACGGTGGCAGCTATACCGTCAAAAACGTACCTAGCACGATTGCACCAGCATTGACGACCACACTTTCCGACACTTGCATGGGATCAGTATCGGCTGGTATATCAGCCGTTGGCTGGGGTCTGTCAGGTGGTACGACTATGGTTGATGAAGCGTGCGTACGTCGTCTTGATTCACGTGAATTCCGTGCGATGGGATTAAATGATGTAGCACTCGCACTGCTATGCCAAAGCCCTGCCAATCGCAAAGCTGTTGAAGCAACTGGACGCACTTGTCCAGGCACGCAACCAGCTCAAGCAAAAGCTCCGGAACAAGGTGTAACAACCTATTCAGTCAACTCGCCACAATCGTCCGATGAATATACCGATCCTATCGTTCGCAGACGTATGGGACTGCCTGATTTATCAGCAACAAAATGA
- a CDS encoding transposase, producing MKKAITSDQIAAALKQEELGMPLKDVIRQAGVSEHTFLDWKKRYSVMPGFPHDLKCLQEENIKLKQIVAELALENARLRDKLKEK from the coding sequence ATGAAGAAAGCAATAACCAGCGATCAAATCGCAGCAGCCTTGAAACAAGAGGAATTGGGCATGCCATTGAAAGATGTGATTCGACAAGCAGGTGTATCCGAACACACTTTTCTTGACTGGAAGAAACGTTATAGCGTCATGCCCGGCTTCCCTCATGATTTGAAATGTCTGCAAGAAGAGAACATCAAGTTGAAACAAATCGTCGCTGAACTTGCTTTGGAAAATGCGCGTTTGAGAGACAAATTAAAAGAAAAATGA